One genomic region from Parafrankia irregularis encodes:
- a CDS encoding siderophore-interacting protein — MAERQTTRRFPAPHRATVLRTERLTPHMVRVVLGGPGLARFSAGDFTDHYVKLLFPVPGVTYPEPFDIQAVRAEMPREHWPRTRTYTVRAWDPGRRELTIDFVWHGDRGIAGPWAATVAPGAEILFNGPGGAYSPGADADWHLLAGDESALPAIAASLARVPAGVPVHAFVEVAGSQDELSLDVPDGVEVRWLHRGERPVGALLVEAVTALELPAGTGQVFVHGEAGTVKALRRLLRVERGLPPEWLSISGYWRAGHDEDGWQSGKREWNAQAEAEEQIALATR; from the coding sequence ATGGCTGAGCGTCAGACCACGCGACGGTTCCCCGCCCCGCACCGGGCGACCGTGCTGCGCACGGAGCGTCTAACCCCGCACATGGTGCGGGTCGTCCTCGGCGGCCCCGGGCTAGCGCGCTTCTCCGCCGGTGACTTCACCGATCACTACGTCAAGCTGCTCTTCCCGGTGCCCGGGGTGACCTACCCGGAGCCGTTCGACATCCAGGCCGTGCGGGCCGAGATGCCGCGCGAGCACTGGCCCCGGACCAGGACCTACACCGTGCGCGCCTGGGACCCGGGCCGCCGCGAGCTGACCATCGACTTCGTCTGGCACGGTGACCGGGGCATCGCCGGGCCCTGGGCCGCCACCGTCGCCCCCGGCGCGGAGATCCTGTTCAACGGCCCGGGCGGCGCCTACTCCCCCGGCGCGGACGCGGACTGGCATCTGCTGGCGGGCGACGAGAGCGCCCTGCCGGCGATCGCCGCCTCGCTGGCCCGGGTGCCGGCCGGCGTGCCGGTGCATGCGTTCGTCGAGGTCGCCGGCTCGCAGGACGAGCTGAGCCTGGACGTACCGGACGGTGTCGAGGTCCGGTGGCTGCACCGCGGGGAACGGCCGGTCGGTGCGCTGCTGGTCGAGGCGGTCACCGCGCTGGAGCTGCCGGCGGGGACGGGGCAGGTGTTCGTCCACGGTGAGGCGGGCACGGTGAAGGCGCTGCGGCGGCTGCTGCGCGTCGAGCGCGGACTGCCGCCGGAGTGGCTGTCGATCTCCGGCTACTGGCGGGCCGGGCACGACGAGGATGGCTGGCAGTCCGGCAAGCGGGAGTGGAACGCCCAGGCCGAGGCCGAGGAACAGATCGCGCTCGCCACGCGCTGA
- a CDS encoding AMP-binding protein, giving the protein MKVALTVRDFLDRAETVYPGALALVDEPGQAGSLGRLSYAELAARARGVAAGLARLGVPVGGRVAIVSPNSGRFLTAFFGVSGSGRVLVPVNYRLGAEEVSYVVGHSGAELLLVDPDHADALADVKVAHRLVLDGVSDAELFAPADPTDAAASAAWAQWELDEDAVCTINYTSGTTARPKGVRLTHRTCWLNAASFGWHTTVTEHDVLLHTLPMFHVNGWGMPYAVTGMGGTHVVIRRIDGEDILTRVERDGVTLMCGAPAVVASILDAASARVAAGRPVPGRDRVRIVVAGAPPPSAVVARVEEQLGWEFIQIYGLTEAAPLLTVNRARRGWEKLPTTERARLLAQAGAPALGVRLRTDASGEILARSNHVFDGYWEQPEQTAAAIRDGWFHTGDGGTFDGPLLAITDRKKDVIITGGENVSSIEVEDCLYQHPDVAEAAVIGVPDEKWGETVKALVVLRPDACATPAELIEFCRSRMAHYKCPTSVELRPALERTATGKLQKFRLRAPYWAGRTREVN; this is encoded by the coding sequence ATGAAGGTCGCGCTCACGGTCAGAGACTTTCTGGACCGGGCTGAGACGGTGTATCCGGGTGCGCTGGCGCTGGTCGACGAGCCAGGCCAGGCGGGTTCACTGGGCCGGCTGAGCTATGCCGAGCTGGCGGCACGTGCCCGTGGCGTGGCGGCCGGTCTGGCCCGGCTCGGGGTGCCGGTGGGCGGCCGGGTGGCGATCGTGTCGCCCAACTCGGGCCGCTTCCTGACCGCCTTCTTCGGGGTCTCGGGCAGCGGGCGGGTACTGGTCCCGGTGAACTACCGGCTGGGTGCCGAGGAGGTGTCCTACGTCGTCGGCCACTCGGGCGCCGAGCTGCTTCTGGTCGACCCGGACCACGCCGACGCGCTGGCCGATGTGAAGGTCGCCCACCGGCTCGTGCTGGACGGGGTGTCCGACGCGGAGCTGTTCGCCCCGGCGGACCCCACCGATGCCGCCGCGTCCGCCGCATGGGCGCAGTGGGAGCTCGACGAGGACGCCGTCTGCACGATCAACTACACGTCCGGCACCACGGCCCGGCCGAAGGGCGTCCGCCTCACCCACCGCACCTGCTGGCTGAACGCGGCCTCGTTCGGCTGGCACACCACCGTCACCGAGCACGACGTCCTGCTGCACACCCTGCCGATGTTCCACGTCAACGGCTGGGGGATGCCCTACGCGGTGACCGGCATGGGCGGCACGCACGTCGTGATCCGCAGGATCGACGGGGAGGACATCCTCACCCGGGTCGAGCGGGACGGGGTGACGCTGATGTGCGGCGCCCCGGCGGTGGTCGCCTCGATCCTCGACGCCGCGTCCGCGCGGGTCGCCGCCGGCCGCCCGGTCCCGGGCCGCGACCGGGTGCGGATCGTGGTCGCCGGGGCGCCGCCACCCAGCGCGGTGGTCGCCCGGGTGGAGGAACAGCTCGGATGGGAGTTCATCCAGATCTACGGGCTGACCGAGGCGGCGCCGCTGCTCACCGTCAACCGGGCCCGGCGCGGCTGGGAGAAGCTGCCGACCACCGAGCGTGCCCGGCTGCTGGCGCAGGCCGGCGCCCCTGCGCTGGGGGTCCGGCTGCGTACCGATGCCTCCGGCGAGATCCTCGCCCGGTCGAACCATGTCTTCGACGGTTACTGGGAGCAGCCTGAGCAGACCGCGGCGGCGATCCGGGACGGCTGGTTCCACACCGGCGACGGGGGCACGTTCGACGGCCCACTGCTCGCGATCACCGACCGCAAGAAGGACGTCATCATCACCGGCGGTGAGAACGTCTCCTCGATCGAGGTCGAGGACTGCCTCTACCAGCACCCGGACGTCGCCGAGGCCGCGGTGATCGGCGTCCCGGACGAGAAGTGGGGGGAGACGGTCAAGGCCCTGGTCGTGCTGCGACCCGACGCCTGCGCCACCCCCGCCGAGCTGATCGAGTTCTGTCGCTCCCGGATGGCGCACTACAAGTGCCCGACCAGCGTGGAGCTTCGGCCGGCGCTCGAACGCACCGCGACCGGGAAGCTGCAGAAGTTCAGGCTGCGTGCCCCCTACTGGGCCGGCCGCACCCGCGAGGTCAACTGA
- a CDS encoding MFS transporter codes for MTEASAPAATTVGATTVQATTAARAEVEIRAHTTSGRATLELAVVGFAALMVSMSQGILVPVLAILPTELNTTHTNVEWLLTSTLLVAAVAVPVMGRLGDMFGKRRMLLIAMGTLAVGSLIDAVTSNVALMIVGRAIQGLSTAAIPLGISLLVSLLPKERVGSAIALISSMLGVGAALSLPLAGLVAEHADFHVLFWILVVGGALSFLTVLAFVPEAPSRTGGRVDLVGAALLSAGLVALMLPLAETANWGWGSPWVIGLLLLGVVLLVALGVVERRINDPLVDMVAFLRRPLLMTNVASMLFGFALFASMIGTASFVQAPEQAGYGFGSSMVVGGLVMLPSGLGMLFLAPVAARLVALRGGAQTLALGAVIVAVGWCTRIVFTDELWQIIACNAVVGIGTGIGYAAMPSLINAFTPPTEIAAANGLNALFRSIGSSLASAIGGSILAARTVAVGSAELPSLDGYQQLFALCAGAAAVAAITTFGINSRRGAKPVPAA; via the coding sequence ATGACAGAGGCGTCCGCGCCGGCGGCGACCACCGTCGGGGCCACAACCGTCCAGGCCACAACCGCCGCGCGGGCCGAGGTGGAGATCCGTGCCCACACCACCTCCGGCCGGGCGACCCTCGAGCTCGCCGTCGTCGGCTTCGCGGCCCTCATGGTGTCCATGTCCCAGGGGATCCTGGTGCCGGTGCTGGCGATCCTGCCGACCGAGCTGAACACCACCCACACCAACGTGGAGTGGCTGCTCACCTCGACGCTGCTCGTCGCCGCCGTCGCCGTCCCCGTGATGGGGCGCCTCGGTGACATGTTCGGCAAGCGCCGGATGCTGCTGATCGCGATGGGCACGCTCGCCGTCGGCTCACTCATCGACGCGGTCACCAGCAACGTCGCGCTGATGATCGTCGGGCGTGCCATCCAGGGCCTGTCCACGGCGGCGATCCCGCTCGGGATCAGCCTGCTGGTCTCGCTGCTGCCGAAGGAACGGGTCGGCTCGGCCATCGCGCTGATCAGCTCGATGCTCGGCGTCGGCGCCGCGCTGAGCCTGCCGCTGGCCGGTCTGGTCGCCGAGCACGCGGACTTCCACGTGCTGTTCTGGATCCTGGTGGTCGGTGGCGCCCTGTCGTTCCTCACCGTGCTGGCCTTCGTCCCCGAGGCGCCCAGCCGCACCGGTGGCCGGGTCGACCTGGTCGGCGCCGCGCTGCTGAGCGCCGGCCTGGTCGCGCTGATGCTCCCGCTCGCCGAGACCGCCAACTGGGGCTGGGGCTCGCCCTGGGTCATCGGCCTGCTGCTGCTCGGCGTGGTGCTGCTGGTGGCGCTGGGCGTGGTCGAGCGACGGATCAACGATCCCCTGGTCGACATGGTCGCGTTTCTGCGCCGCCCGCTGCTGATGACGAATGTCGCCTCGATGCTGTTCGGTTTCGCGCTCTTCGCCTCGATGATCGGGACGGCGTCGTTCGTGCAGGCACCGGAGCAGGCCGGGTACGGCTTCGGCTCGTCCATGGTCGTCGGCGGCCTCGTGATGCTGCCGAGCGGCCTGGGCATGCTGTTCCTCGCGCCGGTCGCGGCCCGGCTGGTGGCACTGCGCGGCGGGGCGCAGACCCTCGCGCTGGGAGCCGTCATCGTGGCCGTCGGCTGGTGCACCCGCATCGTGTTCACCGACGAGCTGTGGCAGATCATCGCCTGCAACGCCGTGGTCGGGATCGGGACGGGCATCGGCTACGCGGCCATGCCGTCGCTCATCAACGCCTTCACGCCGCCGACCGAGATCGCGGCGGCGAACGGCCTGAACGCCCTGTTCCGGTCGATCGGCAGCTCGCTCGCCAGCGCCATCGGCGGCAGCATCCTCGCGGCGCGGACGGTCGCCGTCGGCTCCGCGGAGCTCCCGTCACTGGACGGCTACCAGCAGCTGTTCGCCCTGTGCGCCGGGGCCGCGGCGGTGGCCGCGATCACCACCTTCGGCATCAACAGCCGTCGCGGCGCGAAGCCCGTGCCGGCGGCCTGA
- a CDS encoding CoA transferase, with product MPGLTGPAGLEGIRVVDFGHQIAGPVAALLLAEAGADVVHVDSPRTAAEPGPLDAYVNRSKRRITLDLKRTSDRAVALDLVARADVLVENFRPGVMDRLGLGPGATRASNERLVYCSLPGFAGDDEKATLAAWEGVIQTAVAGYRPLSEHWDPSGRRRVRVEDPAAPLFSPITTASNFGALMGAVSVVMALIAREQSGRGQLVAVPLAEAFAEAYSTMLGMRVYENPLMGDGHLLRDLTYECADGGMVDLSPYAKFVIPLLVAAGAAPEWERQGLIDVATRGFAREHRERAMTMFADLVRSRPAAWWDEVATLAETPMAMVRTPAQWVASEHARLSGAVVTLDDPLAGPLVLPGRGFDLGRAPAAPRPRHLPDQDRDAVLGELREWHWAGKRVAHGPAVPGAGVSPPRTGAPRPRPVDLPLEGHSVLDLSQAVAGPTAARVLADFGADVIKIGNPVPAVTDGIVGQLHRGKRTVLLDARSGPGGRLVADLIRDADVLVTNFTLKSQARYGINHARTSVLNPGLVHCSITAYGHHGPWAHRRGYENQCNAATGMSWRYGARFGWTLYQPTPVNDADTGILGAYAVAVALFARLRDGAGQQVGASLVQGSTFHQAVHLAAEAQSADGGGPDALRNEHGATALARFYQAKDGWFFLAAGQRDVNGLLRAVGLEATAEPGDVLEPDDAAEPGGDVETWRDPGGALAARLAARFSGEPAAHWVGRLVGAGIGAHHHVPIDDAVGYLHGRGVVYFERGPNGADVPRPGIGQWLSETPPVVGASPGPVGSQAVEILTGLGLTPAEMESLAADGVLCLPDRLPELKRLT from the coding sequence GTGCCCGGCCTGACCGGCCCCGCCGGCCTCGAGGGCATCCGGGTCGTCGACTTCGGCCACCAGATCGCCGGCCCGGTCGCCGCGCTGCTGCTGGCCGAGGCCGGCGCCGACGTCGTGCACGTCGACTCGCCGCGCACCGCGGCCGAGCCCGGTCCGCTCGACGCCTACGTCAACCGCAGCAAACGGCGGATCACGCTGGACCTGAAGCGGACGTCCGACCGGGCGGTCGCGCTGGACCTGGTCGCCCGCGCCGACGTGCTCGTCGAGAACTTCCGGCCCGGGGTGATGGACCGCCTGGGCCTCGGCCCGGGTGCCACCCGTGCCTCCAACGAGCGGCTCGTCTACTGCTCGCTGCCCGGCTTCGCCGGCGATGACGAGAAGGCCACACTCGCGGCCTGGGAGGGAGTGATCCAGACGGCGGTGGCCGGCTACCGGCCGCTGAGCGAGCACTGGGATCCGTCGGGCCGCCGGCGGGTGCGGGTCGAGGACCCGGCCGCGCCGCTGTTCAGCCCGATCACCACCGCATCCAACTTCGGGGCGCTGATGGGCGCAGTGTCGGTGGTCATGGCGCTGATCGCCCGGGAACAATCGGGCCGGGGGCAGCTGGTCGCGGTCCCGCTGGCGGAGGCGTTCGCCGAGGCCTACAGCACGATGCTGGGCATGCGGGTGTACGAGAACCCGCTGATGGGCGACGGCCACCTGCTGCGTGACCTCACCTACGAGTGCGCCGACGGCGGCATGGTCGACCTGTCGCCGTACGCGAAGTTCGTCATTCCGCTGCTCGTCGCCGCCGGGGCCGCGCCGGAGTGGGAGCGCCAGGGCCTGATCGACGTCGCCACCCGCGGCTTCGCGCGGGAGCACCGGGAGCGGGCGATGACGATGTTCGCCGACCTGGTCCGCAGCCGCCCGGCGGCCTGGTGGGACGAGGTCGCGACCTTGGCCGAGACGCCGATGGCCATGGTCCGAACCCCCGCGCAGTGGGTCGCCAGCGAGCACGCACGCCTGTCCGGAGCCGTCGTCACCCTGGACGATCCGCTCGCCGGGCCGCTGGTGCTGCCGGGCCGCGGTTTCGACCTGGGCCGGGCCCCCGCCGCGCCGAGGCCCCGGCACCTGCCCGACCAGGACCGCGATGCCGTGCTCGGCGAGCTGCGTGAATGGCACTGGGCTGGGAAGCGTGTCGCCCACGGGCCAGCCGTGCCCGGGGCCGGGGTGTCGCCGCCGCGAACCGGTGCGCCGCGGCCGCGGCCAGTGGATCTTCCGCTGGAGGGGCACTCCGTCCTCGACCTCAGCCAGGCGGTCGCCGGCCCGACGGCGGCCCGGGTGCTCGCCGACTTCGGCGCGGACGTCATCAAGATCGGTAACCCGGTGCCGGCGGTGACGGACGGCATCGTCGGCCAGCTCCACCGCGGCAAGCGCACGGTCCTGCTGGACGCGCGGAGCGGGCCGGGCGGCCGGCTCGTGGCCGACCTGATCCGTGACGCGGACGTGCTGGTCACCAACTTCACCCTGAAGTCGCAGGCCCGCTACGGCATCAACCACGCGCGAACCAGCGTGCTCAACCCCGGCCTGGTGCACTGCTCCATCACCGCCTACGGCCACCACGGGCCGTGGGCGCACCGCCGTGGCTACGAGAACCAGTGCAACGCGGCGACCGGCATGAGCTGGCGCTACGGCGCGCGTTTCGGCTGGACGCTCTACCAGCCGACCCCGGTCAACGACGCGGACACCGGGATCCTCGGCGCCTACGCGGTGGCGGTCGCCCTGTTCGCCCGCCTGCGTGACGGCGCCGGCCAGCAGGTCGGGGCGTCCCTGGTGCAGGGGTCCACCTTCCACCAGGCGGTCCATCTGGCGGCGGAGGCCCAGTCGGCGGACGGCGGCGGGCCGGACGCGCTGCGCAACGAACACGGCGCGACCGCCCTGGCGCGCTTCTACCAGGCGAAGGACGGCTGGTTCTTCCTCGCGGCCGGGCAACGGGACGTCAACGGGCTGCTGCGTGCCGTCGGCCTGGAGGCCACCGCGGAGCCGGGCGACGTCCTCGAGCCGGACGACGCGGCGGAGCCGGGCGGGGACGTGGAGACCTGGCGGGACCCGGGCGGAGCACTCGCCGCGCGGCTGGCCGCCCGGTTCTCCGGCGAGCCGGCCGCGCACTGGGTCGGCCGGCTGGTCGGCGCCGGCATCGGCGCGCACCACCACGTGCCCATCGACGACGCGGTCGGCTATCTGCACGGCCGCGGCGTGGTCTATTTCGAGCGCGGCCCGAACGGCGCGGACGTCCCGCGGCCCGGCATCGGCCAGTGGCTGTCGGAGACCCCGCCCGTCGTGGGCGCCAGCCCCGGGCCGGTGGGCTCCCAGGCGGTGGAGATCCTCACCGGGCTCGGGCTGACCCCGGCCGAAATGGAAAGCCTGGCAGCGGACGGCGTCCTGTGCCTGCCCGACCGGCTACCCGAGCTGAAAAGACTGACCTGA
- a CDS encoding DUF72 domain-containing protein, whose protein sequence is MRLAVGCAMWSHRSWQGRFLAHPLPPNERLRAYASWCDAVEGNTTFYATPTRETVATWARQTGEDFRFLAKLPKIITHDRCLTDVDEALGGFLDAIEPLGTRAHAVWIQLPGAFGPVDVPLLARFLSRLPDGHRYAVEVRHPEFFASPRAASLLEAALRTAGAEWIPFDTTAFFASPPTSDAERDAWSKKPRVPSRSVALTDRPIVRYLGRDDTEQTVAGWRPWVDVVVGWLREGRSPTMFIHTPDNADAPGLARRFHDDVRARLPELDALPEPIPAQPLTLF, encoded by the coding sequence ATGCGTCTTGCCGTGGGATGCGCGATGTGGAGCCACCGGTCCTGGCAGGGGCGCTTCCTGGCCCATCCGCTGCCGCCGAACGAGCGCCTGCGCGCCTACGCCAGCTGGTGCGACGCGGTCGAGGGGAACACGACCTTCTACGCCACCCCGACCAGGGAGACCGTGGCAACCTGGGCGCGCCAGACCGGCGAGGACTTCCGGTTCCTGGCCAAACTACCGAAGATCATCACCCATGACCGCTGCCTGACCGACGTCGACGAGGCCCTGGGTGGCTTCCTGGACGCGATCGAGCCCCTGGGCACCCGCGCGCACGCGGTGTGGATCCAACTGCCGGGCGCCTTCGGTCCCGTCGACGTGCCGCTGCTCGCCCGTTTCCTGAGCCGGCTCCCCGACGGCCACCGGTACGCCGTGGAGGTCCGCCACCCGGAGTTCTTCGCCAGCCCCCGGGCGGCCAGCCTGCTCGAAGCGGCGCTGCGTACCGCGGGCGCCGAGTGGATCCCCTTCGACACCACGGCGTTCTTCGCCAGCCCGCCGACCAGCGACGCCGAGCGGGACGCCTGGAGCAAGAAGCCACGGGTACCGTCGCGGTCCGTCGCGCTGACCGACCGGCCGATCGTCCGCTATCTGGGCCGTGACGACACCGAACAGACGGTCGCGGGCTGGCGGCCCTGGGTCGACGTCGTCGTCGGCTGGCTGCGCGAGGGCCGGTCGCCGACGATGTTCATCCACACTCCGGACAACGCCGACGCGCCCGGACTCGCGCGGCGTTTCCACGACGACGTCCGGGCCCGGCTGCCGGAGCTGGACGCCCTGCCCGAACCGATCCCGGCGCAGCCGCTGACCCTGTTCTGA
- a CDS encoding NUDIX hydrolase, which yields MPVSNDDIANTISAYLDVYPTDTEAFAALLETARGSEAPLASRATTPGHVTCGAVVVTPDRRVLQIRHRRLERWLLPGGHIEPEDDSLLATAMRELAEEAGISGGSVSPVLERPVDLHAHVIPANPIKVEPEHTHYDFRFLVAVDQAVATSPNEEEVSDFRWIPLLELPGQLGGRVRATLLTRKLPDPARRSP from the coding sequence ATGCCCGTCAGCAACGACGACATCGCCAACACGATCAGCGCCTATCTCGACGTGTACCCGACGGACACGGAGGCGTTCGCCGCGCTGTTGGAGACGGCGCGTGGCAGTGAGGCGCCGCTGGCCTCGAGGGCGACCACGCCCGGCCATGTGACCTGTGGGGCGGTCGTGGTCACCCCCGACCGGCGGGTTCTGCAGATCCGGCATCGCCGGCTCGAGCGCTGGCTGTTGCCCGGTGGCCACATCGAGCCGGAGGACGACTCACTGCTGGCTACGGCGATGCGGGAACTTGCCGAGGAGGCGGGGATTTCCGGCGGGAGCGTCAGCCCCGTTCTCGAACGGCCGGTCGACCTGCACGCGCACGTGATACCGGCGAATCCGATCAAAGTGGAGCCCGAGCACACTCATTACGATTTTCGATTCCTGGTGGCGGTGGACCAGGCGGTCGCCACATCCCCGAACGAGGAGGAGGTATCCGACTTCCGGTGGATCCCGCTTCTCGAGCTGCCCGGCCAGCTCGGCGGCCGGGTTCGGGCCACCCTGCTCACCCGAAAACTTCCCGACCCGGCTCGTAGGTCTCCCTGA
- a CDS encoding Zn-ribbon domain-containing OB-fold protein: MAERIPLVDYLVLGGEPQLVAQECEQCSARFFDRRNACASCGAAAFRAVTVPREGTVHTFSIVSMAPPGVPVPFVAAVVDCGGTRVRGCLVNVEPRPENVTLGMKVRLTTVPVGADSAGVEAVGYGFEPV, translated from the coding sequence GTGGCAGAGCGGATTCCGCTGGTGGACTATCTGGTTCTGGGCGGCGAGCCGCAGCTGGTCGCCCAGGAGTGCGAGCAGTGTTCGGCACGCTTCTTCGACCGCCGCAACGCGTGCGCGTCGTGCGGCGCCGCGGCGTTCCGGGCCGTCACGGTCCCGCGAGAGGGAACCGTCCACACGTTCTCGATCGTGTCGATGGCTCCGCCCGGTGTCCCGGTGCCGTTCGTGGCGGCCGTCGTCGACTGCGGCGGAACCAGGGTGCGGGGCTGCCTCGTGAACGTCGAGCCGCGCCCGGAGAACGTGACGCTCGGCATGAAGGTGCGGCTGACCACCGTGCCCGTGGGCGCCGACAGCGCGGGGGTCGAGGCCGTCGGGTACGGCTTCGAACCGGTCTAG
- a CDS encoding MFS transporter, whose product MAAAAAAFSIAQTAVVPGVGVLTDALGTTAANVTWVFSAYLVAAAILTPVIGRLGDMYGRRRLLVIALTVFAAGSVLSALASDIWLLVAARTVQGAGGGIFPLCFGIIGEAFPERRRPGAVGLIAAIAGIGAGAGLLAGGLLLDHASWRWIFWLGALMSAGAAAGSLRLPPDSASSRSPGRVDVPGALLLSAGLTAPLIALTQTSVWGWGSPRTLGLMAAGLAVLALFALFELRTADPLVDIRLLVRPIVAATNLATLLVGCCMFGAFVLVPQIAQAPRSAGYGFGLDATGTGLLLLPASLAMLITGSYAGRISGWLGRRAPLMAGFLTAAGGLALLAVDHGERVVVAVLTTVVFTGVGLGMSVVPTIIIEDVPARTTGQATGVNALVRSVGAALGSQVVAALLASSTNAGRPLPTDSAFTRAFWIAAGAAVCASCAAVLIPRDGGPQEEPRRSRLRRPP is encoded by the coding sequence ATGGCGGCGGCCGCGGCGGCGTTCTCCATCGCGCAGACCGCCGTGGTGCCGGGGGTCGGCGTGCTGACCGACGCCCTGGGCACCACCGCGGCGAACGTCACGTGGGTGTTCAGCGCCTACCTGGTCGCGGCGGCGATCCTCACCCCCGTCATCGGCCGCCTGGGCGACATGTACGGCCGGCGGCGCCTCCTGGTCATCGCCCTAACCGTGTTCGCGGCGGGCAGTGTGCTGTCGGCGCTCGCGAGCGACATCTGGCTGCTGGTGGCGGCGAGGACGGTGCAGGGCGCCGGCGGCGGCATCTTCCCGCTCTGCTTCGGCATCATCGGCGAGGCCTTCCCCGAACGCCGCCGCCCGGGCGCTGTCGGGTTGATCGCCGCGATCGCCGGCATCGGCGCCGGCGCGGGCCTGCTCGCGGGTGGGCTGCTCCTCGATCACGCCAGCTGGCGTTGGATCTTCTGGCTCGGTGCGCTCATGTCCGCCGGCGCGGCGGCCGGCTCCCTGCGGCTGCCTCCGGACTCCGCGTCGTCCCGCTCCCCGGGCCGGGTGGATGTGCCCGGTGCGCTCCTGCTGTCCGCCGGGCTGACCGCCCCGCTCATCGCGCTGACGCAGACCTCCGTCTGGGGCTGGGGCAGTCCCCGGACTCTCGGGCTGATGGCGGCCGGGCTGGCCGTCCTCGCGCTGTTCGCGCTGTTCGAGCTGCGCACGGCCGATCCGCTCGTGGACATCCGGCTGCTGGTCCGGCCGATCGTCGCGGCCACGAACCTCGCCACCCTGTTGGTGGGCTGCTGCATGTTCGGCGCGTTCGTCCTGGTCCCGCAGATCGCGCAGGCACCGCGCTCGGCCGGCTACGGCTTCGGCCTGGACGCCACCGGAACAGGCCTGCTGCTGTTGCCCGCCTCCCTGGCGATGCTGATCACCGGTTCGTACGCGGGGCGGATCAGCGGGTGGCTCGGGCGGCGCGCTCCCCTGATGGCCGGGTTCCTCACCGCCGCCGGTGGCCTGGCCCTGCTCGCGGTGGACCACGGCGAGCGGGTGGTCGTCGCGGTGCTCACGACCGTGGTCTTCACCGGCGTCGGCCTCGGCATGTCGGTGGTTCCCACCATCATCATCGAGGACGTTCCGGCGCGGACCACAGGCCAGGCCACCGGGGTGAACGCGCTGGTGCGCTCGGTCGGCGCGGCGCTGGGCTCGCAGGTCGTCGCCGCCCTGCTCGCGTCGAGCACGAACGCGGGCCGCCCACTGCCCACCGACAGCGCGTTCACCCGGGCGTTCTGGATCGCCGCCGGTGCCGCCGTCTGCGCGTCCTGCGCCGCCGTGCTGATCCCCCGCGATGGCGGTCCTCAGGAAGAGCCGCGGCGTTCCAGGCTCAGACGCCCGCCGTGA
- a CDS encoding thiolase family protein — translation MAQDVWILGISMTRFGKHPDKDGIDLAAEAAAAALADAGITMRDVGVLATGSLTGGSSSFGQLLQKQIGQTGIPVYNVANACATGATALRVAIMAIRAGETDVGMAVGVEKLAGAGLLGAPGQASAGDGTWSRRGRFGAVAPLEGRVGTDSMPGVFAQIGLEYGHRYGGASFELFARIAEKNHAHSTLNPLAAYSRRFTLDEIMNDVMIAYPNTRPMCSANCDGASAAVVVSGSRLRRMSPEQRRRAVKVSASVLTSDPWQDGCQVLPDVNTLTRSAAAQAYEQAGIGPQELDLVELHDCFATAELVHYDNLMLCAPGEAVGFFESGATWRDGRIPVNVSGGLQSKGHPIAATGIANVWEICHHLRGEAGDRQIAGARVGLAHVIGLGSACGVHVLEKAAA, via the coding sequence ATGGCCCAGGATGTCTGGATCCTCGGGATCTCGATGACCAGGTTCGGCAAGCACCCGGACAAGGACGGCATCGACCTCGCCGCCGAGGCCGCGGCAGCCGCGCTCGCCGACGCGGGCATCACCATGCGCGACGTCGGCGTGCTCGCCACCGGCAGCCTGACCGGTGGCAGCTCCAGCTTCGGCCAGCTGCTGCAGAAGCAGATCGGGCAGACGGGCATCCCGGTCTACAACGTCGCCAACGCCTGCGCCACCGGCGCGACCGCACTGCGGGTCGCCATCATGGCGATCAGGGCCGGCGAGACCGACGTCGGGATGGCCGTGGGTGTCGAGAAGCTAGCCGGCGCCGGCCTGCTCGGCGCGCCCGGGCAGGCATCGGCGGGCGACGGCACCTGGTCGCGCCGAGGCCGGTTCGGCGCCGTCGCGCCGCTGGAGGGCCGGGTCGGCACCGACAGCATGCCGGGAGTGTTCGCCCAGATCGGCCTGGAGTACGGGCACCGCTACGGGGGCGCGAGCTTCGAGCTGTTCGCGCGGATCGCCGAGAAGAACCACGCGCACTCGACCCTGAACCCGCTGGCCGCGTACAGCCGCCGCTTCACCCTCGACGAGATCATGAACGACGTCATGATCGCCTACCCGAACACCCGCCCGATGTGCTCGGCGAACTGTGACGGCGCCTCCGCGGCGGTCGTCGTCAGCGGCAGCCGGCTGCGCCGGATGTCCCCCGAGCAGCGCAGGCGCGCCGTGAAGGTCAGCGCGTCGGTGCTCACCAGCGACCCGTGGCAGGACGGCTGCCAGGTGCTCCCGGACGTCAACACCCTCACCCGCTCCGCCGCCGCCCAGGCCTACGAGCAGGCCGGCATCGGACCGCAGGAGCTGGACCTCGTCGAGCTGCACGACTGCTTCGCCACCGCCGAGCTGGTGCACTACGACAACCTGATGCTCTGCGCACCGGGCGAGGCGGTCGGCTTCTTCGAGTCGGGTGCCACCTGGCGCGACGGGCGGATCCCGGTGAACGTCAGCGGCGGCCTGCAGTCGAAGGGCCATCCCATCGCGGCCACCGGTATCGCCAACGTCTGGGAGATCTGCCATCACCTGCGCGGCGAGGCCGGCGACCGGCAGATCGCCGGTGCCCGCGTCGGGCTCGCCCATGTCATCGGGCTGGGCAGCGCCTGTGGCGTACACGTGCTGGAGAAAGCCGCCGCCTGA